CTGGTGGATGCAGATGGGGCCCACCGACTTCCAGACCCGGGACATCTACTTGAGGACCGCGATCAGCGTGGACGCCGAGGGCTGGGCCCACTTCGACTACGTCAAGATGCCCGACTATCGCTGGGGGATCTTCCTGGCCGAGCCCGTGGCCGACCGCCGGATCGGCTTCGGGGACGCGATGGGGCAGCCCTCTTGGTCGGTCGTCCCCGGCGAGCATCGCAACGTGCTCCGGCGCCTGATCGTGACCCAGGGCGACACCGA
The sequence above is drawn from the Vicinamibacteria bacterium genome and encodes:
- a CDS encoding benzoyl-CoA 2,3-epoxidase subunit BoxB codes for the protein MSTVDLTARIPNNVDLAEDKRLLRALEQWQPNYLDWWMQMGPTDFQTRDIYLRTAISVDAEGWAHFDYVKMPDYRWGIFLAEPVADRRIGFGDAMGQPSWSVVPGEHRNVLRRLIVTQGDT